A DNA window from Chlamydia buteonis contains the following coding sequences:
- the pgeF gene encoding peptidoglycan editing factor PgeF produces the protein MAQSTTPDNHLNILTFPELSHLPLRHGLFPKQTDAEGYVYVPKNDEIRKALGAERFCDLHQVHSTSLRHATYTTPSGCPADGLYTHDPLLSLHIRHSDCQPAIFYDPENHVVANVHCGWRGLVGNIYAVTVATLKRVYNSCPQDLIVVIGPSLGPDFAIYPDYRELFPPSFFAFMPKENHLDFRAVARKQLLDLGISSSKITISERCTYTEHEIFFSSRYRNYYSEPNVIDTPIKKNNVTAVLLLPR, from the coding sequence ATGGCACAATCTACTACCCCAGATAACCACCTAAATATACTAACTTTCCCAGAACTCTCTCACCTCCCCCTACGTCATGGATTGTTCCCTAAACAAACAGATGCAGAAGGCTACGTCTATGTTCCTAAAAATGATGAGATCCGTAAAGCTCTAGGTGCTGAACGTTTTTGTGATCTCCATCAAGTGCATAGCACAAGTTTACGTCATGCTACATATACAACCCCTTCAGGATGCCCTGCTGACGGATTGTATACTCATGATCCTCTGCTTTCTCTGCACATCCGACATTCTGACTGCCAACCAGCAATTTTTTATGATCCAGAAAATCATGTCGTTGCTAATGTACATTGTGGATGGCGAGGACTTGTTGGAAATATCTACGCGGTAACTGTAGCTACATTAAAACGTGTATATAACTCCTGTCCCCAAGATTTAATTGTTGTTATAGGTCCTTCTCTAGGCCCTGATTTTGCTATTTATCCCGATTATAGAGAGCTTTTTCCTCCGAGCTTTTTTGCCTTCATGCCAAAGGAAAATCATTTGGACTTCCGTGCGGTAGCGAGAAAACAGTTGCTGGACCTTGGAATCTCAAGTTCTAAAATTACGATTTCTGAAAGGTGTACATATACCGAACATGAGATTTTCTTCTCTTCTCGGTACCGCAACTACTATTCAGAACCTAACGTGATAGATACACCTATAAAAAAGAACAACGTCACTGCTGTTCTTCTTCTTCCTAGATGA
- a CDS encoding macro domain-containing protein, translating into MISDLTAASFEYIQSYPEISPQKSSIASRILPIITMLVFAYLAILAAIISSVVTGILPLFSICGFALPLLLASLFLLRNASQQKPQKKDVTPLPDAPLLIEINENTKHTKILEQFCEVVNTWNTLPRIFGETTPSLLNKVWKINNSKTVLFATTGTIYSPRIHCCCNLMIVLERNTQLSNLGTLNISYEIPIEMQESQCVSMPWENSDGSSNKKQLGLPNFLGIIQEPNPELYNHNPVIAFALAKAAYTNCLNEAIRQDVDMIQIPLISTAPTQLSSNPQAAADWRAAIQTGLVAALINFATSQPETIMNVVIVSSPGLGLPL; encoded by the coding sequence ATGATATCCGATCTCACTGCTGCATCTTTCGAATACATACAATCCTATCCTGAAATATCCCCCCAAAAAAGTAGCATAGCATCAAGAATCCTTCCTATTATTACTATGCTTGTCTTCGCTTACCTAGCTATACTCGCAGCTATTATTTCTTCTGTAGTTACAGGAATATTACCTCTGTTCTCTATTTGTGGCTTCGCACTTCCTCTTCTTCTTGCATCTCTATTTCTTCTTAGGAACGCCTCTCAACAGAAACCGCAAAAAAAAGATGTGACACCTCTTCCAGATGCGCCACTCTTAATTGAAATCAATGAAAACACAAAGCATACAAAAATTTTAGAGCAGTTCTGTGAAGTAGTTAATACCTGGAATACCTTACCGCGCATCTTTGGAGAAACTACCCCTTCCCTATTAAATAAGGTTTGGAAAATTAACAACTCAAAAACAGTTCTCTTTGCGACTACAGGAACTATTTATTCCCCACGTATTCATTGCTGTTGCAATCTCATGATCGTATTAGAACGGAATACGCAACTTTCAAACTTAGGAACTTTAAACATCTCTTACGAAATTCCTATAGAGATGCAGGAAAGTCAATGCGTCTCCATGCCATGGGAAAACTCCGATGGCTCTAGCAACAAGAAACAACTAGGATTACCTAATTTCCTAGGCATCATTCAGGAGCCTAATCCCGAACTCTATAATCACAATCCCGTTATTGCCTTTGCCCTAGCAAAAGCTGCCTATACTAACTGCCTAAACGAGGCTATCAGACAGGATGTGGACATGATTCAAATTCCCCTAATTTCCACTGCACCTACTCAACTCTCCTCAAATCCTCAAGCAGCGGCTGATTGGAGAGCTGCTATACAAACAGGTTTGGTTGCCGCATTAATCAATTTTGCAACCTCACAGCCTGAAACCATTATGAACGTCGTTATTGTTAGTTCCCCAGGATTAGGACTTCCGTTGTGA
- a CDS encoding 4-hydroxy-3-methylbut-2-en-1-yl diphosphate synthase, whose amino-acid sequence MINPPAQKQAARRYTHSVKIGNLYVGSDHSIKTQSMTTTPTADVNATVAQICALVEARCEIVRVTVQGMKEAQACEHIKERLIALGMDVPLVADIHFFPQAAMHVADFVDKVRINPGNFVDKRHMFTGKTYTDKHYADSLLRLEEKFSPLVEKCKRLGKAMRIGVNHGSLSERVMQRYGDTIEGMVVSALEYIEICEKLDYHDVVFSMKSSNPKVMVAAYRQLAKDLDARGWHYPLHLGVTEAGMGMDGIIKSAVGIGTLLTEGLGDTIRCSLTGCPTEEIPVCESLLRHTATYLSLPKRNNPFALENSESFVNAARKITKTTPWGSVYGVFIKLNEDHILSTTVEHLLEQLGINPTNGKKDFTAPDGVVVPKSFIGTSILEKLEQHLIIFHHHEVPCLYDYNKEIWNQEEVLSSPFVHFHASPPFIHSTRGFFEKKQCEQQPVKLVFSKDLDDECEAAVAIATEFGALLLDGLGEAVILDLPNIPLTVVREIAFGTLQSAGVRLVKTEYISCPGCGRTLFDLPEVTKRIHDKTKHLVGLKIAVMGCIVNGPGEMADADFGFVGSKTGMIDLYVKHTCVKAHIPMEKAEEELVHLLQEHGVWKDPE is encoded by the coding sequence ATGATTAATCCCCCCGCCCAAAAACAAGCTGCTAGACGTTACACGCACTCTGTCAAAATTGGGAATCTTTATGTAGGTAGCGACCACTCGATAAAAACACAATCAATGACAACAACACCTACAGCGGATGTTAATGCTACGGTTGCGCAAATTTGTGCCTTAGTAGAAGCTAGGTGTGAAATTGTTCGTGTTACTGTACAAGGGATGAAAGAAGCTCAGGCATGCGAACATATAAAAGAACGTTTGATTGCCTTAGGAATGGATGTCCCCCTTGTAGCTGATATACATTTCTTTCCTCAAGCAGCGATGCATGTCGCAGATTTTGTAGATAAAGTCCGTATTAACCCAGGAAACTTCGTTGATAAACGCCACATGTTCACTGGGAAAACATATACAGATAAACACTATGCGGATAGCCTTCTTCGATTAGAAGAAAAATTCTCTCCTCTTGTTGAAAAATGCAAGCGTCTAGGGAAAGCAATGAGAATTGGAGTGAATCACGGATCTCTTTCCGAACGTGTTATGCAACGTTATGGCGATACCATTGAGGGTATGGTTGTTTCAGCACTTGAGTATATTGAAATATGTGAAAAGCTTGATTATCATGATGTTGTTTTCTCTATGAAATCTAGCAACCCTAAAGTGATGGTTGCTGCGTACCGCCAGTTAGCTAAAGATCTTGATGCCCGTGGCTGGCATTATCCTCTACATCTAGGGGTTACTGAAGCAGGAATGGGAATGGATGGAATTATCAAATCCGCTGTTGGCATAGGGACTCTTCTCACAGAAGGTTTAGGTGATACCATTCGTTGTTCTTTAACAGGGTGTCCGACAGAAGAAATCCCTGTTTGTGAAAGTTTATTAAGACATACAGCGACATACCTTAGTCTTCCTAAGAGAAATAACCCTTTTGCTTTAGAAAATTCTGAAAGTTTCGTCAATGCTGCCAGGAAAATCACAAAAACAACCCCCTGGGGATCTGTCTATGGTGTTTTTATTAAACTGAATGAAGATCATATCCTAAGTACCACAGTTGAACATCTACTTGAGCAGTTAGGAATCAACCCTACAAATGGGAAAAAAGATTTCACAGCTCCTGATGGTGTGGTTGTGCCGAAAAGTTTTATCGGCACTTCGATTCTTGAAAAATTAGAACAGCATTTAATTATTTTCCATCATCATGAAGTTCCCTGCCTTTATGATTATAACAAAGAGATTTGGAATCAGGAGGAAGTATTAAGTTCGCCTTTCGTGCACTTTCACGCCTCACCTCCGTTTATTCACAGTACAAGAGGGTTCTTTGAAAAGAAACAATGTGAGCAACAACCTGTAAAGTTGGTATTTTCAAAAGATCTCGATGATGAATGTGAAGCAGCAGTTGCTATAGCTACAGAATTCGGAGCACTACTCCTTGATGGTTTAGGAGAAGCTGTAATTTTGGATCTTCCTAATATTCCACTTACCGTAGTTCGAGAAATTGCCTTCGGCACCTTACAAAGTGCTGGCGTACGTTTAGTAAAAACCGAGTACATCTCATGTCCTGGATGCGGAAGAACTCTCTTTGACCTTCCTGAAGTGACAAAACGTATTCACGACAAAACAAAACATCTTGTAGGATTAAAAATTGCCGTTATGGGATGTATTGTTAACGGCCCAGGAGAAATGGCAGATGCTGATTTTGGATTTGTAGGATCTAAAACCGGCATGATCGATCTCTATGTAAAACACACATGCGTGAAAGCGCATATCCCTATGGAAAAAGCTGAAGAAGAGCTTGTGCATCTTCTGCAAGAACATGGTGTATGGAAAGATCCTGAATGA
- the hemW gene encoding radical SAM family heme chaperone HemW, with protein MNGKSPLALYIHFPFCSKKCHYCSFYTIPYNSESISLYCNAILQEGLQKLSTIKDTHFIDTVFLGGGTPSLIPPQNLHNIIKTLAPDAQEITLEANPEDLSEFYLRELILTSVNRISIGAQTFHDPLLKALGRIHSSAASIDAVHRCHEHGYNNISVDLIYGLPTQSLADFIADLHQALTLPISHISLYNLTLDPHTSFYKHRRILAPSIANDDILATMSLSAEELLTSRGFSRYELASYAKSEAQSKHNLYYWTDKPFLGLGVSASQYINKVRSKNFSRISQYLRAVRKNLPVHESTESLPEKERIKEALALRLRLTKGARWKDFPAILMESLASLPLIKELFDRNNEFLFLNKQGRLFHDTIAEEIMNISF; from the coding sequence ATGAATGGTAAATCGCCCTTAGCCCTTTATATCCATTTTCCTTTCTGTTCAAAGAAATGCCATTACTGTAGCTTTTATACGATTCCCTACAACTCTGAATCGATAAGTCTGTATTGTAATGCTATTCTTCAAGAGGGTTTGCAAAAACTTTCTACAATTAAGGACACGCATTTCATAGATACTGTATTTCTTGGTGGAGGAACACCCTCATTAATTCCTCCACAAAACCTCCACAACATCATTAAAACACTCGCTCCCGATGCTCAAGAAATCACCCTAGAGGCTAATCCCGAAGACCTTTCTGAATTTTATTTAAGAGAACTGATTCTCACTTCTGTTAATAGGATTAGCATTGGCGCACAAACTTTTCATGATCCCCTTCTGAAAGCTCTAGGGAGGATCCACTCCTCAGCAGCATCTATAGATGCTGTACACCGCTGTCATGAACATGGATATAACAATATCTCCGTGGATCTTATTTACGGTCTTCCAACACAATCCCTAGCAGATTTTATAGCTGATCTTCATCAGGCTCTTACTCTTCCTATTTCGCATATCTCTCTTTATAATCTAACCCTAGACCCCCATACATCTTTTTATAAGCACCGTCGTATTCTAGCTCCCTCTATTGCTAATGATGACATACTTGCCACTATGAGCCTATCTGCTGAAGAACTCCTTACCTCACGTGGATTTTCTCGTTATGAACTCGCCTCTTATGCCAAATCTGAAGCTCAATCAAAACATAATCTTTATTATTGGACAGATAAACCATTTTTAGGCTTAGGAGTTTCTGCCTCACAATATATTAATAAGGTGCGGTCAAAAAATTTCTCAAGAATCTCTCAGTATCTACGTGCGGTACGTAAAAATCTTCCTGTTCATGAATCTACAGAGAGCTTGCCAGAAAAAGAACGAATCAAAGAAGCGCTAGCTCTAAGATTACGTCTTACCAAAGGAGCTAGATGGAAAGATTTCCCTGCCATATTAATGGAGTCTCTTGCCTCCCTTCCTCTCATTAAAGAACTCTTCGATCGCAATAACGAATTTTTATTCTTAAATAAACAAGGTCGTTTATTTCATGATACTATTGCTGAAGAGATCATGAATATTTCTTTTTAA
- a CDS encoding 2-oxoglutarate dehydrogenase E1 component: protein MDSEFAGQVHSSDMDWIEAMFQKFLNHETLDPSWKYFFEGYQLGQEGAASASSGNEEAYAALQEKKAQFLCMIYRYYGYLQSQISPLTSVNPSPLIQEKIKNIDLNEIVPSLGLLPQPKVPARDLIQALKNFYCRSISVETLACSPQLQEYVWKLMESKPPQRSPEELLRSYQDICKATFFEEFLQIKFTGQKRFSLEGCESLVSMLEHLVRYGVTQNITSYILGMAHRGRLNVLTNVLGKPYSQVFMEFEDNPTSRGLDTVGDVKYHKGYVSRSLGKNGEEVTFVMLPNPSHLEAVDPVVEGVVAALQHQLDSGKEHSCLAILVHGDAAFSGQGVVYETLQLSQIPGYSTGGTLHIVVNNHIGFTAQPRESRSTPYCTDIAKMLGIPVFRVNAEDVVACLQAIEYSLKVREEFSCDVIIDLCCYRKYGHNESDDPSITAPLLYDEIKKKLTIREIYKKYLLDNYREEISEDSLKKLEKGVQDVLNVEFQSLKQEENHQLSKRDCRHCDRMDLGELLINDIDVSLTRDTVFHISSKLCGLPENFTPHPKVKALLDKRMKMAKGEIGFDWGMAEELAFASLLIEKFSLRLSGQDAIRGTFSQRHLLWSDIKSGDTYTPLYHLSPDQGSVDIYNSPLSEYAVLGFEYGYAQQAERTLVLWEAQFGDFSNGAQIIFDQYISSAIQKWDLHSDLVVLLPHGYEGQGPEHSSARIERYLQLAANWNFQVVIPSTPVQYFRILREHTKRDLSLPLVIFTPKMLLRHPECTSFIDEFTEPGGFRPILEDAEPNYDAKVLVLCSGKVYYDFKGALPQERKKDFSCLRIESLYPLYLEDLLSLIGKYSKVDHYVWLQEEPQNMGAYDYIFMATEEIFPKKLKCVSRPRSSSTATGSARLSQQEFLTLMETLFSLGNV from the coding sequence ATGGATTCAGAGTTTGCTGGACAAGTCCATTCTTCGGATATGGATTGGATCGAGGCTATGTTTCAAAAATTTCTAAATCATGAAACCTTGGATCCTTCATGGAAATATTTTTTTGAAGGATATCAATTAGGTCAGGAGGGCGCTGCTTCAGCTTCTTCCGGAAATGAAGAAGCATACGCTGCTCTGCAAGAAAAGAAAGCTCAGTTTCTTTGTATGATATACCGTTATTATGGTTATTTACAAAGTCAGATTTCTCCCTTAACTTCCGTTAATCCTTCTCCTTTAATTCAAGAAAAGATCAAGAATATAGATCTTAATGAAATTGTCCCTTCTTTAGGTCTCCTCCCTCAGCCTAAAGTTCCTGCGCGTGATTTAATCCAAGCGTTAAAAAACTTTTACTGTCGTAGTATCTCTGTAGAAACCCTTGCGTGTTCTCCTCAATTGCAAGAGTATGTATGGAAGCTCATGGAGAGTAAGCCTCCTCAAAGGTCTCCAGAAGAGCTTTTGCGTTCCTATCAAGATATATGTAAGGCAACCTTTTTTGAAGAGTTTCTGCAAATAAAATTTACAGGGCAGAAAAGGTTCTCCTTAGAAGGTTGTGAAAGTTTGGTCTCCATGCTTGAACATCTTGTTCGCTATGGTGTTACTCAAAATATCACAAGTTATATTCTTGGTATGGCTCACCGTGGGCGTTTGAATGTTTTGACTAATGTTTTAGGAAAGCCTTATTCCCAAGTTTTTATGGAATTTGAGGATAATCCTACATCTCGAGGTTTAGATACAGTTGGTGATGTGAAGTATCACAAGGGATATGTATCTAGATCTCTTGGTAAAAATGGTGAGGAAGTGACATTCGTAATGTTGCCAAATCCTAGCCATTTAGAGGCAGTGGATCCCGTTGTTGAAGGTGTTGTGGCAGCTTTGCAACATCAACTAGATTCTGGTAAGGAACATTCTTGTTTAGCGATTCTTGTTCATGGCGATGCCGCATTTTCAGGACAAGGAGTTGTGTATGAGACTTTACAATTAAGTCAGATCCCTGGGTATTCCACAGGGGGAACGTTACACATCGTTGTAAACAACCATATAGGATTTACTGCTCAGCCTAGAGAATCGCGCTCCACGCCTTACTGTACAGATATTGCTAAGATGTTGGGCATTCCGGTATTTCGTGTAAATGCTGAGGACGTTGTCGCTTGTTTGCAGGCTATAGAGTATTCCCTGAAGGTACGTGAAGAATTTAGTTGTGACGTAATTATCGATTTATGCTGTTATCGTAAATACGGTCATAATGAAAGTGACGACCCTTCGATAACAGCACCTCTGCTCTACGATGAAATTAAGAAAAAGCTTACCATTCGAGAGATTTATAAGAAGTATTTATTAGATAACTATCGTGAAGAAATCTCTGAAGATAGTTTGAAGAAACTTGAAAAAGGCGTTCAGGATGTTCTCAACGTAGAATTCCAATCATTAAAGCAAGAAGAAAATCACCAACTCTCTAAAAGAGATTGTCGTCATTGCGATCGTATGGATCTCGGTGAGTTATTAATAAATGATATCGATGTATCCTTAACACGTGATACGGTATTTCATATAAGTTCTAAATTGTGTGGTCTTCCCGAAAACTTTACGCCCCATCCTAAGGTAAAAGCTCTGCTTGATAAGAGAATGAAAATGGCTAAAGGAGAAATTGGCTTTGATTGGGGGATGGCTGAAGAGCTTGCTTTTGCTTCTTTATTGATCGAGAAATTTTCCCTACGTCTTTCGGGACAAGATGCTATTCGTGGGACCTTTAGCCAGCGACATTTATTATGGAGCGATATCAAATCTGGAGATACTTACACACCTTTGTATCATTTATCTCCTGATCAAGGCTCTGTAGATATTTATAATTCGCCATTGTCCGAATATGCTGTTCTAGGCTTCGAATATGGTTATGCTCAGCAAGCAGAGCGTACTCTTGTTTTATGGGAAGCGCAATTTGGAGATTTTTCCAATGGAGCGCAGATTATTTTTGATCAGTATATTTCATCTGCGATTCAAAAATGGGATCTGCACTCTGATCTTGTTGTTCTTCTTCCTCATGGCTACGAAGGGCAGGGACCAGAACACTCTTCAGCGCGTATAGAAAGGTATTTACAGCTTGCTGCGAATTGGAATTTTCAAGTTGTGATTCCTTCTACTCCGGTACAATATTTCCGTATCCTGCGTGAACATACAAAACGAGATTTATCTTTACCCCTGGTGATCTTCACTCCAAAAATGCTTTTGCGGCATCCTGAATGTACAAGCTTTATTGATGAGTTTACTGAGCCAGGAGGGTTTCGTCCTATCCTTGAAGATGCCGAACCCAATTATGATGCTAAGGTATTAGTATTGTGTTCTGGAAAAGTATATTATGATTTTAAAGGTGCCTTACCTCAAGAACGTAAGAAAGACTTTTCTTGTTTGCGTATTGAGAGTTTGTATCCTTTATATCTCGAAGATCTTCTTTCCTTGATTGGCAAGTATTCTAAAGTCGATCATTACGTTTGGCTTCAAGAAGAACCACAGAATATGGGTGCTTATGATTATATTTTCATGGCTACTGAAGAGATTTTCCCTAAAAAATTAAAGTGCGTTAGCAGACCAAGAAGTAGTTCAACAGCTACGGGTTCTGCACGTCTTAGCCAACAAGAATTTTTAACATTAATGGAAACATTGTTTTCTTTAGGTAATGTATGA
- a CDS encoding DoxX family protein, which translates to MSDEKISSGNNPLPPQQLFNLNPKQRFPVKSYLNRVLYNPNTRETTRKVLAIIGGLALAGGIACGITLGVLGAPGLVIATAIGVTLGTILLGASIALLPNKMKKDIRGKIKNVLEANRSYDFLSTDLANSLKANFKESSSLPKNMQAPGVEDIDVFTAKNNAQVKLVTFTTPSFLSSITDHGKGVSRVCFIPPEANLTHPKTIRNGSLDLFKIEIGNRGWNTNLAEFAKTPKTPAGWSRSSWSDIAEYSTDDSPQYLISVWNPFGNYPKTANEQLEHTRHPLYGRKSFDSQKEMFVRFFKSLVASGVHSISIYGNDLLFPKNHLDAPYIDIFAPLDSDFESRVATALSSALAEIARDSKSNLTVCLYGIGGNPLHKPKPLSHNQSDIDDFEEDN; encoded by the coding sequence ATGTCAGATGAAAAAATTTCTTCGGGTAATAATCCATTACCCCCACAACAACTATTTAATTTAAATCCTAAGCAGAGATTCCCCGTAAAAAGTTATCTGAATAGGGTTTTATATAACCCAAACACTCGAGAGACTACTCGAAAAGTGCTTGCGATCATAGGCGGACTTGCTTTAGCTGGCGGAATTGCTTGCGGGATTACTCTCGGAGTCCTTGGAGCCCCCGGCTTAGTGATTGCTACAGCTATTGGCGTTACCTTAGGAACTATTTTATTAGGAGCCTCCATTGCGCTTCTACCAAACAAGATGAAAAAAGATATTAGGGGAAAAATAAAAAACGTTTTAGAAGCAAATAGGTCTTATGACTTCCTGTCTACCGATCTTGCCAACTCTTTAAAAGCAAATTTTAAAGAAAGCTCATCACTACCCAAAAATATGCAAGCCCCTGGAGTTGAAGATATCGACGTCTTCACAGCAAAAAACAACGCCCAAGTCAAGCTAGTAACTTTTACAACTCCATCATTCCTATCTTCTATTACTGATCACGGCAAAGGTGTATCGCGGGTTTGTTTCATACCTCCAGAAGCAAATCTGACTCATCCCAAAACTATTCGGAATGGTTCTTTAGATTTATTTAAAATAGAAATCGGAAATCGTGGTTGGAATACAAATTTAGCAGAATTTGCCAAAACACCTAAAACACCTGCAGGATGGTCACGCAGTTCTTGGAGCGACATCGCAGAATATTCGACAGATGACAGTCCTCAATACCTAATTAGTGTGTGGAACCCCTTCGGAAATTACCCAAAAACGGCTAATGAACAACTAGAACACACACGCCACCCTCTTTATGGGAGGAAAAGTTTTGATAGTCAAAAAGAAATGTTTGTCCGTTTCTTTAAATCACTAGTGGCTAGTGGTGTTCATAGTATTAGCATTTATGGAAACGATCTTTTGTTCCCTAAAAATCATCTTGATGCCCCCTATATTGACATATTTGCACCACTTGATAGTGACTTTGAAAGTAGAGTTGCCACAGCACTATCCTCAGCCTTAGCTGAAATAGCACGAGACTCCAAGAGTAACCTAACTGTTTGTCTCTATGGTATAGGAGGTAACCCTCTACACAAACCCAAACCTTTATCTCACAATCAAAGTGATATTGATGATTTTGAAGAAGACAATTAA
- the sucB gene encoding dihydrolipoyllysine-residue succinyltransferase produces the protein MITEVRIPNVAESISEVTIASLLVTSESLVQENQGIMEIESEKVNQLIYAPISGRIVWSVAEGDVVAVGGIVAKIYDANESVSETPVEETVDAEIICFPRSTVHNPPAEGKTFVPLREKMQEEPQRSGAKNEVRERMSSIRKTISRRLVTALHESAMLTTFNEIHMTPLMKLRKEKQEAFSSRYNVKLGLMSFFIKAVIEALKVYPRINAYIDGDDIVYRQYYDISIAVGTERGLVVPVIRECDKLSSGDIEMKLADLANRARDGLISLPELEGGSFTITNGGVYGSLLSTPIINPPQVGILGMHKIEKRPVVIDNTIAIADMMYVAFSYDHRIIDGKEAVGFLIKIKDAIEQPERLLDF, from the coding sequence ATGATCACAGAAGTACGCATTCCAAATGTCGCTGAATCCATAAGCGAAGTAACAATAGCTTCTCTTTTAGTGACTTCAGAGAGTCTGGTTCAGGAGAATCAAGGTATTATGGAGATCGAAAGCGAGAAGGTAAATCAGCTTATCTATGCTCCTATATCTGGAAGGATTGTTTGGTCTGTCGCTGAAGGAGATGTTGTTGCCGTCGGTGGAATTGTTGCTAAGATCTATGATGCTAATGAATCTGTTTCTGAAACTCCAGTAGAGGAGACAGTAGATGCCGAGATCATTTGTTTCCCGAGGTCTACAGTTCACAATCCTCCTGCTGAGGGAAAGACATTTGTTCCTTTACGTGAGAAAATGCAAGAAGAACCACAACGTTCTGGAGCCAAAAATGAGGTTCGTGAGCGTATGTCATCAATACGCAAAACGATTTCTCGACGTTTAGTTACAGCTCTTCATGAATCAGCAATGTTAACAACATTCAATGAGATTCATATGACCCCTCTGATGAAACTTCGGAAGGAAAAACAAGAGGCCTTTTCTTCTCGCTATAATGTGAAACTAGGTTTGATGTCCTTTTTCATAAAAGCTGTTATTGAAGCGCTGAAGGTTTATCCTCGTATAAATGCGTATATTGATGGCGATGATATTGTTTATCGCCAGTATTACGATATTTCCATTGCTGTAGGAACAGAACGTGGTCTTGTTGTCCCAGTGATTCGTGAGTGCGATAAACTCTCTAGTGGTGACATTGAAATGAAACTTGCAGATTTGGCAAATAGAGCTCGAGATGGTTTAATTTCTCTTCCGGAGTTAGAAGGAGGAAGTTTCACTATTACAAATGGTGGGGTTTATGGTTCCTTACTTTCTACGCCTATTATCAATCCTCCGCAGGTGGGAATATTGGGAATGCACAAAATAGAAAAGCGCCCTGTAGTGATCGATAATACAATCGCCATTGCGGACATGATGTATGTTGCCTTTAGCTATGACCATCGTATCATTGATGGTAAAGAGGCGGTTGGTTTTCTTATCAAGATCAAAGATGCTATAGAACAACCAGAAAGGTTACTTGATTTTTAA